In Mangrovivirga cuniculi, the following proteins share a genomic window:
- the hutH gene encoding histidine ammonia-lyase, whose protein sequence is MQKEKHLISSEHLDFDKINDLVTHNIEVELSDEAKNNIIKCREYLDKTIKESDQPIYGINTGFGSLYKHSISKEDLGKLQENLVKSHACGSGKEIDPKIVRIMLLLKIQSLSYGNSGVQLSTVERLIGMFNNNITPIIYEYGSLGASGDLAPLAHLCLPLIGEGKVHYKDDVLSGKEINTIMGWEPIQLQAKEGLALLNGTQFMSAFGVWCLIHAKRISTLADVIGATSLDAFDGRIEPFNALVHKIRPQKGQIATAERIRKLLEGSELIKQAKKHVQDPYSFRCIPQVHGASKDALKYTYDVFVTEVNCVTDNPNIFPEENEIISGGNFHGQPLALALDFLAIALAELGNISERRTFQLVSGSRDLPDFLVAKPGLNSGLMIPQYTAASMVSSNKQLAVPSSTDSIVSSNGQEDHVSMGANSAVKAFKVIDNLYSILGIELICASQAISFRRPLKTSPLLEDFLNNFCKDVSFIDIDRVLHDDIVNASNFLKRVEIDKY, encoded by the coding sequence ATGCAAAAAGAAAAACATCTTATTTCCAGTGAGCATCTGGACTTTGATAAGATCAATGATCTGGTAACTCATAATATTGAGGTTGAGCTTTCTGACGAAGCAAAGAACAACATTATTAAGTGTCGCGAATATCTCGATAAAACTATAAAAGAGTCTGATCAGCCAATTTATGGAATAAACACCGGCTTTGGTTCTCTATACAAGCATAGCATTAGCAAAGAAGACCTGGGGAAACTACAGGAAAACCTGGTAAAATCTCATGCTTGCGGATCGGGAAAAGAAATCGATCCGAAGATCGTTCGAATAATGCTATTATTGAAGATTCAATCTCTTTCTTATGGTAATTCCGGGGTTCAACTTTCAACAGTTGAACGATTGATCGGGATGTTCAATAATAACATTACTCCAATAATATATGAATATGGCTCTTTGGGAGCTTCTGGAGACCTTGCGCCTTTAGCTCACCTATGCCTTCCTTTGATTGGAGAGGGAAAAGTACATTATAAAGATGATGTTCTGAGTGGGAAAGAAATTAATACCATTATGGGTTGGGAACCAATTCAACTTCAAGCTAAAGAAGGTCTTGCTTTATTAAATGGAACCCAGTTCATGAGTGCTTTTGGAGTTTGGTGTCTTATCCATGCAAAAAGAATCAGTACTCTTGCAGATGTTATCGGAGCTACATCTTTGGATGCTTTTGATGGAAGAATTGAACCATTTAATGCACTTGTTCATAAAATCAGACCTCAAAAAGGCCAGATTGCCACTGCAGAACGAATCAGGAAATTATTAGAAGGTAGCGAATTGATTAAGCAGGCTAAGAAACATGTGCAAGATCCATATTCATTCAGATGTATTCCTCAGGTGCATGGGGCAAGCAAGGATGCCTTAAAATATACTTATGATGTATTTGTAACCGAAGTAAACTGTGTTACTGATAATCCGAATATTTTTCCTGAAGAAAATGAAATAATCAGTGGTGGTAATTTCCATGGGCAGCCTTTAGCATTAGCTCTTGACTTTTTAGCTATTGCACTGGCTGAGCTTGGCAATATATCTGAACGACGCACTTTTCAATTAGTAAGTGGTTCCAGAGACCTGCCTGATTTTCTAGTTGCAAAACCAGGCTTGAATTCAGGATTGATGATTCCTCAATATACTGCTGCATCTATGGTAAGCAGTAATAAGCAACTAGCCGTACCTTCTTCCACTGATTCAATTGTTTCTTCAAACGGACAGGAAGATCATGTCAGTATGGGTGCAAATTCAGCTGTTAAAGCTTTCAAGGTTATTGATAACCTTTATTCTATTCTCGGGATTGAGTTAATCTGTGCTTCTCAAGCCATTTCCTTTAGAAGACCATTGAAAACAAGTCCTTTACTTGAAGATTTTCTCAATAATTTTTGTAAAGATGTTTCGTTTATAGATATTGACCGTGTTTTACATGATGACATTGTCAATGCATCTAATTTTTTAAAACGTGTTGAGATCGATAAATATTAA
- the hisS gene encoding histidine--tRNA ligase — translation MQKPSLPKGTRDFGPEQMARRNYIFNKIKRTFEKYGFQPLETPSMENLSVLTGKYGDEGDQLLFKILNSGEFLKKTSPAEYESGEKAMLPKIAEKGLRYDLTVPFARYVVMNRHNVNLPFKRYQIQPVWRADRPQKGRYREFFQCDADVVGTDSLICEAEIIMMMTEVFGKLGLENYEIKINNRKLLGALAELAGASDKESDLLVAIDKLDKIGIDKVVEELKSKGFSDESLNKILPVLDLSGPNQNKISELESLFSDSETGKKGTEEIKEIFEILDTTNTPTDKVSLDLTLARGLSYYTGAIFEVKPLNVKMGSISGGGRYDDLTGVFGMPGLSGVGFSFGVDRIYDVMEELNLFPDEGLKTIDVMIAHFDNESLKYGLGVISKLRANDISSEIYPDIAKPKKQFTYANNKNIPFVIVIGSEEIKSGLLSFKNMKTGDQESLTIDQIIEKLK, via the coding sequence ATGCAAAAACCTTCATTACCAAAAGGAACCAGAGATTTCGGACCGGAACAGATGGCCAGAAGAAATTATATCTTTAATAAGATAAAAAGAACCTTCGAAAAATATGGCTTTCAACCTTTGGAGACTCCTTCGATGGAAAATCTCTCGGTTTTAACAGGAAAATATGGAGATGAAGGGGATCAGTTACTTTTTAAAATTCTGAATTCTGGTGAATTTCTCAAAAAAACTTCCCCCGCTGAATATGAATCGGGTGAGAAAGCTATGTTGCCTAAAATAGCTGAAAAAGGTCTCAGATACGACCTTACTGTTCCATTTGCCCGGTACGTGGTAATGAACAGACACAATGTCAATCTTCCTTTCAAAAGATACCAGATACAACCAGTATGGCGTGCAGACAGGCCTCAAAAAGGTAGATACAGAGAATTTTTTCAGTGTGATGCAGATGTTGTGGGTACGGATTCACTTATCTGCGAAGCTGAAATAATCATGATGATGACGGAAGTTTTCGGAAAACTGGGCTTGGAGAATTATGAGATCAAAATAAACAACAGAAAACTTCTCGGAGCACTGGCAGAACTGGCCGGAGCAAGTGATAAAGAAAGTGACCTTCTTGTAGCAATCGATAAGCTCGATAAAATCGGGATCGATAAAGTAGTTGAAGAACTAAAAAGTAAAGGATTTAGTGATGAGTCACTGAATAAGATCCTGCCTGTTTTAGATCTTTCCGGGCCAAATCAGAACAAAATATCCGAATTGGAATCATTATTCTCTGACTCAGAAACCGGAAAGAAAGGAACCGAAGAAATCAAAGAAATTTTCGAAATACTTGATACAACCAACACCCCTACAGATAAAGTTTCTCTGGACCTCACCTTAGCAAGAGGTCTTAGTTATTATACCGGGGCTATATTCGAGGTAAAGCCATTAAATGTAAAAATGGGTAGCATCAGTGGTGGTGGAAGATATGATGATCTGACCGGAGTTTTTGGAATGCCCGGACTTTCAGGAGTTGGTTTTTCATTTGGAGTTGACCGCATCTATGATGTAATGGAAGAATTAAACCTGTTTCCTGATGAAGGATTGAAAACAATCGATGTCATGATCGCTCATTTTGATAATGAGTCTCTCAAATATGGTCTGGGAGTTATTTCTAAACTCAGGGCAAATGATATTTCATCAGAAATCTATCCGGACATTGCGAAGCCAAAAAAGCAATTCACTTATGCAAATAATAAAAACATCCCTTTTGTAATAGTTATTGGCAGTGAAGAAATTAAAAGTGGATTACTTTCATTTAAAAATATGAAAACCGGAGATCAGGAATCTCTTACTATTGACCAAATCATTGAGAAATTGAAATAA
- a CDS encoding metallophosphoesterase family protein: MRIGLISDTHSHLEENVLKYFEECDEIWHAGDIGDISVLHTLENFKPVRAVYGNIDGSDVIKEVPEDQIFTIEGLKVWITHIGGYPPKYTSRIKKKLEEIKPGLFICGHSHILKVIPDRERNLIHMNPGAAGKTGFHKIKTVLRFSINAGNISDLEVIELGKRASLK, translated from the coding sequence ATGAGGATTGGCTTGATATCAGATACACATTCTCACCTTGAAGAAAATGTTCTTAAATATTTTGAAGAGTGTGATGAGATCTGGCATGCAGGAGATATTGGTGATATATCAGTCTTACATACTCTAGAAAATTTCAAACCTGTCAGGGCAGTTTACGGAAATATTGATGGAAGTGATGTTATTAAGGAGGTTCCTGAAGATCAAATATTTACAATAGAAGGTTTAAAGGTGTGGATTACTCATATTGGTGGATACCCTCCAAAATACACTTCCAGAATTAAGAAAAAATTAGAAGAAATAAAGCCCGGTCTATTTATCTGTGGTCATTCTCATATTCTGAAGGTAATTCCCGATCGGGAAAGAAACCTTATTCACATGAACCCGGGTGCTGCAGGGAAAACAGGTTTTCATAAAATCAAAACAGTCCTTCGATTTTCAATTAATGCAGGTAATATTTCAGATCTTGAAGTAATTGAATTGGGGAAACGCGCCTCTCTTAAATAA
- a CDS encoding DNA alkylation repair protein, whose protein sequence is MNIENRLNWIINKLKQAGSERDRIGKQKFGISSNKSFGVRNPEIRRIAKTIKPKNNDLAQKLWNTGYLEARILSSMIADPKTIKRQIIEGWAQDLDNWAVCDHLCMDLLDKTTFYGDLIYEWADSEHTFKRRASFATIASSAVHNKKLKNEEFEKYFDLIKNRSICEKERIVLKAIDWAGRQIGKRNIPLNKNMIELAEEMISINKGKSKLVGNIIYKEITCDKIQTRIKKTKEL, encoded by the coding sequence ATGAATATTGAAAATAGATTGAATTGGATCATAAATAAACTTAAACAAGCTGGTTCTGAGAGGGACCGAATTGGGAAACAAAAGTTCGGTATCTCATCTAATAAATCTTTTGGTGTGCGAAATCCCGAAATAAGAAGAATCGCCAAAACCATTAAACCAAAAAATAATGATTTGGCCCAAAAGTTATGGAACACGGGATATCTGGAAGCTCGTATTTTATCATCAATGATAGCTGACCCCAAAACGATAAAAAGGCAAATAATAGAAGGCTGGGCCCAAGACCTGGACAATTGGGCAGTCTGCGACCATCTATGTATGGACCTCCTTGATAAAACTACATTTTATGGTGATTTGATTTATGAATGGGCTGATTCGGAACATACATTTAAACGAAGAGCCTCTTTTGCAACTATTGCTTCATCAGCAGTTCATAATAAAAAATTAAAAAATGAAGAATTTGAGAAATATTTTGACCTGATAAAAAATAGAAGCATTTGCGAAAAAGAAAGAATTGTATTGAAAGCTATAGACTGGGCAGGCAGACAAATTGGAAAACGAAACATTCCCCTGAACAAAAATATGATTGAGCTTGCAGAAGAAATGATCAGTATTAATAAAGGAAAGTCAAAACTTGTTGGGAATATCATTTATAAGGAGATTACATGTGATAAAATTCAAACCCGAATAAAAAAGACCAAAGAATTATGA
- a CDS encoding DUF5916 domain-containing protein, producing MLDRRIFSGLLFFCVYSIQILGSEDFSENSLKATRFTSEQSISIDGDLDEEVWNDINLGNSKKFIQRVPENGAKSNYRSSVKVIYDDFAIYVAAKLYDPNPSDIPVEMGERDNRGLNSDYFGVFFDTYAKGQNAFGFQVTSANVQADVYYTQSGDDTNWDAVWSSAVKITDEGWQIEMKIPYSALRFPENEIQNWNINFMRRIRETNEESYWNFVDNSVSGFVNQFGKLEGLRNIKPPVRLQLYPFIGYVGVVEPNGRMSNQMSFGMDLKYGLSDAFTLDMSLIPDFSQVQSDNVVLNLSPFEVKYDENRPFFTEGIELFDKNGLFYSRRIGQSSGEIAGEYSDLDSTAIFPGDPSLINSLKISGRTKGGLGIGFLNAVTNKTEMTVINTETGEQRNVTVDPYTNFNVMVVDQNLKNNSNFSIINTNVTRGEGGRDANVTGTEIRLRDKKNKFQFYGFGALSNVWENNESGERVLDQGFSYRLSASKISGNLRYGVDRSVESDNYDINDLGFLRAPNDFNHSAFIGYEKFNRFGIFNRAEAYVSASYNMLYEPRVFTRASVNTSIWAQTTNFWSFGWNASYRPVDENDYFEPRVQGRFFNKPENFNTGINISSDRRKRFSFRVNAGFWTLPERDQFDNWVSISPNFRVSNSLSLNYDLSYLKVRNEHGFVDLESTNDNVNIYFGSRDRTEVTNTVFARYTFNPKMFFTIRARHYLSNANYEEFFELGDDGNMDETEFGNISENSASEYNVNFNSFNVDFVYSWQFAPGSFLTFSWKDAAIDQTNIVQSSYRDNLEGILDSGHTNNFSLRLTYFLDYLSIRKAFNKS from the coding sequence ATGTTGGACCGGAGAATTTTCTCAGGACTGTTGTTTTTTTGTGTTTATTCAATTCAAATTCTCGGATCAGAAGATTTTTCAGAGAACAGTCTAAAGGCTACAAGATTTACTTCAGAACAAAGCATATCCATCGATGGAGATCTTGATGAAGAGGTCTGGAATGATATTAATTTAGGAAATTCAAAAAAGTTTATTCAACGAGTTCCAGAGAATGGAGCCAAATCAAATTACAGGTCCTCTGTAAAGGTTATTTACGATGATTTTGCAATCTATGTTGCTGCGAAGTTATATGATCCAAATCCTTCAGATATCCCTGTTGAAATGGGAGAGAGAGATAATCGTGGGTTGAATTCTGATTATTTCGGAGTGTTTTTTGACACCTATGCCAAAGGTCAAAATGCATTTGGATTTCAAGTAACATCCGCAAATGTTCAGGCAGATGTCTATTATACTCAATCTGGTGATGATACAAACTGGGATGCAGTTTGGAGTAGTGCAGTTAAGATCACTGATGAAGGCTGGCAGATTGAAATGAAAATTCCTTATTCAGCATTGAGGTTTCCCGAGAATGAAATTCAAAACTGGAATATTAATTTCATGAGAAGAATTCGCGAAACTAATGAGGAGTCCTATTGGAATTTTGTTGATAATTCAGTTTCCGGTTTTGTAAATCAGTTTGGTAAGCTTGAGGGGTTGAGGAATATAAAGCCACCTGTGAGATTACAATTATATCCATTTATTGGATATGTAGGAGTAGTAGAACCTAATGGCAGGATGTCCAATCAGATGTCTTTCGGTATGGATTTGAAATACGGGCTTTCTGATGCTTTTACTCTTGACATGTCACTTATACCTGATTTTAGCCAGGTCCAATCAGATAATGTAGTATTAAACCTTTCTCCGTTCGAAGTTAAGTACGATGAAAACCGTCCTTTTTTCACTGAAGGAATAGAACTTTTTGATAAGAATGGTCTTTTTTATTCAAGGAGAATCGGGCAGTCATCAGGAGAAATTGCTGGCGAATACTCTGATTTAGATAGTACTGCAATTTTCCCCGGAGACCCGTCGTTAATCAATTCATTAAAAATTTCAGGCAGGACTAAAGGTGGCCTGGGTATCGGATTTTTAAATGCCGTGACCAATAAAACTGAAATGACCGTAATTAATACTGAAACCGGCGAACAGAGAAATGTAACTGTTGATCCATATACTAACTTTAATGTTATGGTTGTGGATCAAAATCTTAAGAACAACTCAAACTTTAGCATTATCAATACAAATGTCACCCGGGGAGAAGGTGGTCGTGATGCTAATGTTACTGGTACAGAAATCAGGCTCAGGGACAAAAAAAATAAATTTCAATTTTATGGCTTTGGAGCGTTAAGCAATGTGTGGGAAAATAATGAAAGTGGAGAAAGAGTTCTTGATCAGGGTTTTTCTTATAGATTATCAGCCAGTAAGATAAGTGGAAACTTAAGATATGGAGTTGACAGAAGTGTTGAATCTGATAATTACGATATAAACGATCTTGGTTTTTTAAGAGCACCTAACGACTTTAATCACAGTGCTTTTATTGGTTATGAAAAGTTTAACCGCTTCGGAATTTTTAACAGGGCCGAGGCCTATGTTTCAGCATCTTACAATATGCTTTATGAGCCAAGAGTTTTTACAAGAGCATCAGTAAATACCTCCATTTGGGCACAGACAACTAATTTCTGGAGTTTTGGATGGAATGCATCTTACAGGCCTGTAGATGAAAATGATTATTTTGAACCACGTGTACAGGGAAGATTTTTTAATAAACCCGAGAATTTTAATACCGGAATTAATATTAGTTCTGACAGAAGAAAACGATTTAGCTTTAGAGTAAATGCAGGTTTCTGGACACTTCCTGAGAGAGATCAATTCGATAATTGGGTTTCAATATCTCCAAACTTTAGAGTTTCTAATTCACTCTCTTTAAATTATGACTTGAGTTATTTAAAGGTAAGAAATGAACATGGTTTTGTAGATCTTGAAAGTACAAATGATAACGTAAATATATATTTTGGAAGTAGGGACAGAACTGAGGTGACTAACACTGTATTTGCCAGGTATACTTTTAACCCTAAAATGTTTTTTACGATCAGGGCGAGGCATTACCTTTCAAATGCGAATTACGAGGAGTTTTTTGAACTCGGTGATGACGGAAATATGGATGAGACAGAATTCGGTAATATTTCAGAAAACAGCGCTTCAGAATATAATGTGAATTTTAATTCATTTAATGTTGATTTTGTTTATTCATGGCAGTTTGCTCCGGGAAGCTTTTTAACATTCAGCTGGAAAGATGCAGCTATTGATCAAACTAACATTGTTCAATCTTCTTACAGAGATAATCTCGAAGGTATATTAGATTCAGGGCATACTAATAATTTTTCTTTGAGGCTGACTTATTTTCTGGATTATTTATCTATCCGCAAGGCGTTTAATAAATCTTGA
- a CDS encoding nitroreductase family protein, with protein MIDPKDTIEVNGYTHQRYYQDFYSNEEMIERSKALLELSLNRRSVRDYSDKEVPYEVIENILKTASSAPSGANKQPWTFCVVKDPEIKRKIREAAEKEEKQSYESRMSERWLKDLEHLGTDHHKPFLETAPYLIIVFKRVFEMENGEKHNNYYVNESVGLACGMLISAIHNAGLVTLTHTPSPMNFLHNILERPGNERPFLLLPIGYPAEKTYVPSISKKSTDDYIKIY; from the coding sequence ATGATCGATCCAAAAGACACAATAGAAGTTAACGGTTACACTCATCAGCGTTATTACCAGGATTTTTATTCAAACGAAGAAATGATTGAGAGGTCAAAGGCATTATTAGAACTATCTCTCAACAGGCGTTCTGTACGAGATTATTCCGATAAAGAAGTACCATACGAGGTGATTGAAAACATCCTGAAAACAGCTTCCTCAGCCCCAAGTGGTGCAAATAAACAACCCTGGACTTTTTGTGTAGTAAAGGATCCTGAAATAAAAAGAAAGATCAGAGAAGCAGCTGAGAAAGAAGAAAAGCAAAGCTATGAGTCACGGATGAGTGAAAGATGGTTAAAAGATCTGGAACATCTTGGCACTGATCACCACAAGCCTTTTCTTGAAACAGCACCATATTTAATTATAGTTTTTAAAAGGGTTTTCGAAATGGAGAACGGAGAAAAGCACAATAACTATTATGTGAATGAATCTGTGGGACTGGCTTGTGGTATGCTTATTTCAGCTATACACAATGCAGGATTAGTGACACTCACCCATACTCCGAGCCCCATGAATTTCCTGCATAATATTCTTGAAAGACCAGGCAATGAAAGACCCTTTTTATTATTACCGATAGGGTATCCGGCTGAGAAAACTTATGTTCCGTCGATATCTAAAAAATCAACAGATGATTATATCAAGATTTATTAA